A single genomic interval of Penicillium psychrofluorescens genome assembly, chromosome: 2 harbors:
- a CDS encoding uncharacterized protein (ID:PFLUO_003870-T1.cds;~source:funannotate), translated as MPSVTMNAQEVRPVWTSEQGSMAKQTAETRWAKIIQGTVDDIGETAVAEDVDDQKRAESIAIQIALKNIKKEIEQNKPLTYVLLHGPKRMNSRRFRPLQDDGKPDIQAWNKQLAAIGECSWINCPWLFGECYMYRRIQMILNSSKHWQNYDVFKRQKDSTFVKSRAAVEELASRYIQIVADTGLAQNESKEEAKKLLFIEMTEVALWGNATDLSLLANLTLEDLQNLQGHAAIQKSQRNIVDNDTNDVWTYLQRTTSHANRQIDIVLDNAGFEFFTDVLYAAYLLDAGIATSVRLHTKEFPWFVSDVIPSDIESLFEHLDSSEFFPGRKYLDKLIPRLRKFFQAGAITTTTDPFWTTPFSFHEMPSKAPALFKELQNSYLVIFKGDLNYRKLTRDGLWPHTTTYEEALGPLGKQSGVKILALRTNKSDVCVGVPTQSKVDALNEEAPGSAWVRNGKYAVVSFNEGQ; from the exons ATGCCTTCTGTCACTATGAACGCTCAAGAGGTTCGCCCGGTTTGGACCTCGGAGCAAGGGTCAATGGCCAAACAGACGGCCGAGACCCGATGGGCCAAAATCATTCAGGGCACCGTGGACGACATTGGCGAGACCGCCGTCGCAGAGGATGTTGACGACCAGAAGAGAGCGGAGAGCATCGCCATTCAAATTGCCCTCAAGAACATCAAGAAGGAAATTGAACAGAACAAGCCCCTCACGTACGTACTTCTCCACGGACCGAAACGCATGAACTCACGGCGCTTCAGACCCCTGCAAGATGACGGCAAGCCCGATATTCAAGCGTGGAACAAGCAGCTGGCTGCGATTGGCGAGTGTAGTTGGATAAACTGCCCTTGGCTCTTTGGAGAGTGCTACATGTACAG ACGCATCCAGATGATCCTGAACTCCTCAAAACACTGGCAGAACTATGATGTTTTCAAGCGCCAGAAAGACTCTACCTTTGTCAAGTCGAGAGCCGCCGTGGAGGAGCTCGCCAGCCGTTATATACAGATCGTTGCCGATACTGGACTGGCCCAAAACGAGAgtaaagaagaagcaaagaaatTGCTGTTTATCGAGATGACGGAGGTCGCTCTGTGGGGAAACGCCACAGACCTGTCGCTCCTAGCTAACCTGACCCTGGAGGACTTGCAAAACCTGCAGGGCCATGCGGCCATCCAGAAGAGCCAGCGGAACATCGTCGACAACGACACGAACGACGTCTGGACCTATCTTCAGCGTACTACCAGTCATGCTAATCGCCAGATTGACATTGTTCTCGACAATGCTGGCTTCGAGTTCTTCACCGATGTGCTCTATGCCGCTTACTTATTGGACGCCGGCATCGCTACCTCTGTCAGACTGCATACCAAGGAATTCCCGTGGTTCGTCAGTGACGTGATTCCCTCGGATATCGAATCGCTGTTCGAGCATCTTGATTCCTCCGAATTCTTCCCAGGTCGGAAGTATCTGGACAAACTCATCCCGAGACTCCGCAAGTTCTTCCAGGCTGGCGCCATCACGACTACGACCGACCCCTTCTGGACGACGCCGTTTTCATTCCACGAGATGCCATCCAAGGCACCCGCCCTCTTCAAGGAGCTCCAGAACAGCTACCTGGTCATCTTCAAGGGCGACCTCAACTACCGCAAACTGACTAGGGATGGGTTGTGGCCTCACACCACCACATACGAGGAGGCTCTGGGTCCTCTTGGCAAGCAGAGCGGCGTCAAGATCTTAGCCCTTCGCACGAATAAGTCCGACGTTTGCGTTGGCGTCCCGACCCAGAGCAAGGTTGATGCGTTAAACGAGGAGGCGCCCGGTAGTGCCTGGGTCCGGAATGGAAAGTATGCTGTGGTATCGTTTAATGAGGGTCAATGA
- a CDS encoding uncharacterized protein (ID:PFLUO_003871-T1.cds;~source:funannotate) gives MASPVNNTTSPPYFSVVGIPISQLLRPDSLSPWSPASPAGAIQAGSPLTYKEAYLVHHFATHLGYWLDCTDASRQFNRKIPILVKQSPILLHAVLSYAARHVGDAEMAEQAHERCVELLIPSLNSETVAEDDILLCAIVILRVFEQLNVMVTGSDQERHLAGCSALLRASQGREVDPSTPGLRQAAFWVYMRQCLYNACVHQQAPNVDLNLILIHPPDGGDPVSDLKSETAWANTMTWICATVVQFCFGSSYPEPSTRMHRWQELSEAVESWLSTRPSTFDPIWYSEAVPRSGNPFPEIWFTADWHGMFAKSILLFVP, from the exons ATGGCCTCTCCGGTCAACAATACCACTAGCCCCCCCTACTTCAGCGTGGTCGGAATCCCAATCTCCCAGCTGCTCCGACCGGACTCTTTAAGTCCATGGTCTCCAGCTTCTCCCGCAGGTGCGATCCAAGCAGGGTCTCCACTGACTTACAAGGAAGCTTACCTCGTGCATCACTTTGCAACGCACCTCGGGTATTGGCTCGACTGCACCGACGCTTCCCGTCAGTTTAACCGGAAAATCCCCATCCTGGTCAAGCAATCGCCGATCCTGCTGCATGCCGTGCTTTCCTACGCGGCCCGGCACGTCGGTGATGCCGAAATGGCCGAGCAGGCGCATGAGCGGTGCGTAGAACTATTGATTCCCTCCCTGAACTCCGAAACggtggccgaagatgatATTCTGCTGTGTGCCATTGTCATCCTGCGGGTGTTTGAACAGTTGAACG TCATGGTAACCGGGAGCGATCAGGAACGTCATTTAGCCGGCTGCTCGGCTCTGCTCCGAGCATCGCAAGGACGGGAGGTGGATCCGTCGACCCCGGGGTTGCGGCAGGCGGCTTTTTGGGTGTACATGCGTCAGTGCCTGTACAATGCCTGTGTGCATCAGCAGGCTCCTAATGTGGATTTGAACTTGATACTCATTCATCCCCCGGATGGAGGTGACCCTGTGAGCGATCTGAAGTCTGAAACAGCATGGGCCAACACTATGACTTGGATCTGTGCCACGGTGGTACAGTTTTGCTTCGGGTCGAGTTACCCTGAGCCCTCCACCAGAATGCACCGATGGCAAGAGCTGTCCGAGGCCGTCGAGAGCTGGTTGAGCACCCGCCCGAGTACCTTTGATCCAATCTGGTATAGCGAAGCCGTCCCGCGGAGTGGAAACCCATTCCCAGAGATATGGTTCACGGCGGACTGGCATGGTATGTTTGCCAAAAGTATTCTCCTTTTCGTCCCCTAA
- a CDS encoding uncharacterized protein (ID:PFLUO_003872-T1.cds;~source:funannotate): MIQKGFWRRVPGPRLLKLITAVSAIAISYEGMSQGVMGAVNVAPEYGYRMGFADKNGKVINPTRQGGIAAMYYFGALLGAFWAGSFSDAYGRIKGIWMACLWCLAGTILQASAVNLAHILCARVVAGVGVSFIIVIAPSWTAELAPAAHRGQMIALTFLANFGGIALSSWIGFATSFTDYAGGTFRWRFCFACQAIPVFFLIIGTLLIPESPRWLVKVGRNEEAFEIITKLRGDDDRDRPNVQKEIREIVAVVQMEHESQSSSYIKMFLGIGSGDIHIGRRIQLAFWLQVMMQYGTGIAAVVIYSGNIYRTAGFDDFKSNWLSALCMTCGILGTGIAALTLDRVGRRRTLYWGAVVLSIILFTLGGLNRGAVNNPDKAEQYGTGAAVMVYLYVVVFSSSWLIIPFLYPTEIFPTWLRAKGNAFGVAGWAVGYGAGSLLVPVMFAGIQEKTFYVFGAAMLAYIPIIYCFFPETAGRTLEQIDFLFASKKPFVWDEEKEFAKRMTQFDAEIRKMEVENGDYAGDEKRYEEFVEKA; the protein is encoded by the exons ATGATCCAGAAAGGTTTCTGGCGGAGGGTCCCCGGACCTAGACTGCTCAAGTTGATTACCGCAGTCTCTGCAATTGCTATTTCCTATGAGGGCATGAGCCAGGGTGTGATGGGTGCTGTCAATGTCGCCCCAGAATATGGA TATCGCATGGGCTTCGCCGATAAGAATGGAAAAGTCATCAACCCTACTCGGCAGGGTGGCATCGCTGCCATGTACTATTTCGGTGCTCTTCTCGGAGCCTTCTGGGCCGGTAGCTTCTCCGATGCCTACGGACGGATCAAGGGCATCTGGATGGCCTGCCTCTGGTGTCTTGCCGGAACCATCTTGCAGGCCAGCGCCGTGAATCTCGCCCACATTCTCTGCGCCCGTGTCGTCGCGGGTGTTGGCGTCTCGTTCATTATCGTTATTGCTCCCTCATGGACCGCGGAGCTGGCTCCTGCGGCGCATCGAGGTCAAATGATCGCCCTGACTTTCCTCGCCAACTTTGGAGGCATTGCCCTGTCTTCTTGGATTGGCTTCGCTACCTCTTTCACCGATTACGCCGGCGGCACCTTTCGATGGCGCTTCTGCTTTGCTTGCCAAGCGATCCCGGttttcttcctcatcatcggcacCCTGCTCATTCCGGAATCGCCTCGATGGCTCGTCAAGGTCGGACGCAACGAAGAGGCGTTCGAGATTATCACTAAGCTCCGTGGAGATGACGACCGCGATCGACCGAATGTGCAAAAAGAGATCCGTGAAATCGTCGCCGTCGTGCAGATGGAACACGAGTCGCAGAGCTCCAGCTATATAAAAATGTTCTTGGGCATTGGATCGGGGGATATCCACATTGGCCGTCGTATCCAGCTGGCCTTTTGGCTGCAGGTGATGATGCAATATGGTACGGGTATCGCGGCGGTCGTCATCTACTCGGGCAATATTTATCGCACTGCGGGCTTTGATGATTTCAAGTCCAACTGGCTGTCTGCTCTGTGCATGACCTGCGGGATCCTGGGAACTGGTATCGCTGCTTTGACCTTGGACCGAGTGGGTCGTCGCCGGACCCTCTACTGGGGAGCGGTCGTTTTGAGTATTATTCTCTTTACCCT TGGTGGTCTGAACCGCGGAGCCGTCAACAACCCCGACAAGGCTGAACAGTACGGAACTGGAGCCGCTGTCATGGTCTACCTCTACGTTGTTGTCTTCAGTTCCTCCTGGTTGATAATCCCTTTCCTTTATCCGACCGAGATTTTCCCGACATGGCTGCGCGCCAAGGGTAACGCTTTCGGTGTTGCGGGTTGGGCCGTCGGCTACGGTGCTGGATCGCTGCTGGTCCCGGTCATGTTTGCCGGTATCCAGGAGAAG ACCTTTTACGTCTTCGGTGCTGCCATGCTCGCCTACATCCCCATCATCTACTGTTTCTTCCCCGAGACTGCTGGCCGCACGCTCGAGCAGATCGATTTCCTGTTCGCCAGTAAGAAGCCCTTCGTGTgggatgaggagaaagagTTTGCGAAGCGCATGACTCAGTTCGATGCTGAAATCCGTAAGATGGAGGTTGAGAATGGTGACTATGCCGGCGACGAGAAGAGATACGAGGAGTTTGTAGAGAAGGCCTGA
- a CDS encoding uncharacterized protein (ID:PFLUO_003873-T1.cds;~source:funannotate) — MKLSLEEFTAITVYQVGALKGFLDRENIPLNHVKPHGVLYGMMCRDYEIAKAVMKGIPDGVPIIGLPNSIMEHAANDLGTPFMAELYGDVKYTKDGFLILDRKKKPWKLEDVRTHVTQQLEEEGVTSVDGNFVPLPVKDYPVTICCHSDSPGCLDIIRTTKEVIDEYNG; from the coding sequence ATGAAGTTGTCTCTCGAAGAATTTACGGCAATTACCGTGTATCAGGTTGGCGCGCTGAAAGGATTTCTTGATCGTGAAAACATCCCCTTGAACCACGTCAAGCCTCATGGCGTGTTATACGGGATGATGTGCCGTGACTATGAAATTGCGAAGGCTGTCATGAAGGGCATTCCAGATGGAGTTCCAATTATTGGTCTTCCTAATTCCATTATGGAGCATGCGGCGAATGACTTAGGCACTCCTTTCATGGCGGAACTATATGGCGATGTGAAGTACACTAAGGATGGGTTTTTGATTTTAGAccgaaagaagaaaccaTGGAAACTTGAAGACGTGAGGACACATGTCACTCAACagcttgaggaggaaggggtGACCTCGGTGGACGGGAACTTTGTGCCGTTGCCTGTGAAGGACTACCCTGTTACCATCTGCTGCCATTCAGACTCTCCAGGCTGCTTGGATATTATCAGGACCACGAAAGAGGTCATTGATGAATATAACGGATGA
- a CDS encoding uncharacterized protein (ID:PFLUO_003874-T1.cds;~source:funannotate), translated as MADFLQDSVLGAPSLKRKQSHQDEDYGQSFTAPIPSSRAALDSAVGTATRTSPPNPDPLPGSSKKKKTTQTKNPGSSNSRSKPSKKRTPSAPWPEAFKHLSQTHRALNLVYTFCCTRKHFATTFDNIKKAVQAQLGQGRELTLQDVAKVRVLVPRAVRFEYVDEAKLEVLTAEEQQTVEYGLHKRSDLISAPDVNDGDDDADAPTETRKDVLLFEFVDRDLKREVQHPKTGEPSKPVRRMKDEDLKMPVYSQKQMLALIEKRNSKFSDAIDAFLIRCEDRGIDPVEALEQEKDAFLPTPPNSGTNTPATAAKPPATIPKERKSISEIIAEIREMEWYHAQIVPEGHRVFEAQAAVYGDLSFQLSQDLVNALYNTKGITQLYSHQAEAINHLYEGHNVIVSTSTSSGKSLIYQIPMLNELEKDPHSRGMYIFPTKALAQDQRRSMMDLLQYMNGLQHAMVETFDGDTPMGSRNMIRDEARVIFTNPDMLHITILPQESSWRTFLKNLKFVVVDELHVYNGLFGSHVALVMRRLRRICAAVGNRHVKFISCSATVANPEEHMKSVFGVEDVELVDFDGSPSGRKEFVCWNTPYKDFGDPTSGRGDSVAETARLFCQLILRGVRVIAFCRIRKLCEVLLQAVRNEFQALERLEIGNLVMGYRGGYSPQDRRRIEKEMFEGKLMGIVATNALELGVDIGSLDAVITLGFPYSISNLRQQSGRAGRRNKDSLSVLVGDRYPTDQHYMQNPDELFTRPNCELQIDLSNELILEGHVQCAAFEMPIRPDEDRVYFGEQLLVLAATRLVKDSLGFYNCHERFRPQPSRCVSIRDTEDIHFAVIDTTNNRNIVLEEVEASRAFFTIYEGGIFLHQGHTFLVKELNAEQHFARVARVHVDWNTMQRDFTDIDPIETETMRLVGTGADACRAFFGSVQIHAVVYGFFKIDKRGRVLDAVAVDNPPIDILTKGMWLDVPSRAIDILQSRHLNIAAAIHAAEHAVLSLLPSFVISSPGDVRTECKVAKKELGKSLRRANDPDAIEKKLQPPSRQRPARLTFYDAKGGSCGSGIASKAFEFISLLLRRAVTRIEACTCLSPQGCVECVCDERCKEMNLVMSKAGAGVILRCLLGWDVDVDALPWGEGVEGEEYGSGPGAELAGGLETVVRASEVPWKPGCRPEEDHLHR; from the coding sequence ATGGCCGACTTCCTGCAAGACTCCGTTCTAGGTGCACCATCTCTCAAGCGAAAACAAAGCCACCAAGATGAAGACTACGGGCAGTCGTTCACAGCGCCCATCCCGTCGTCGCGCGCAGCGCTAGACTCGGCCGTCGGAACAGCGACGCGAACGAGCCCCCCAAACCCAGATCCTCTCCCAGGaagcagcaagaaaaagaaaacaacgCAGACGAAAAATCCCGGATCGTCAAATTCTCGATCCAAAccctcgaagaagagaaccCCATCTGCACCATGGCCGGAGGCCTTCAAACATCTATCCCAGACCCATCGCGCTCTGAATCTCGTTTACACCTTCTGCTGCACGCGCAAACACTTTGCCACCACATTCGacaacatcaagaaggcggTCCAGGCACAACTGGGTCAAGGGCGCGAGCTCACGCTCCAAGATGTGGCGAAGGTCAGAGTGCTCGTTCCGCGGGCCGTGCGGTTTGAGTATGTGGATGAGGCAAAGCTGGAGGTTCTGACCGCCGAAGAGCAACAGACGGTTGAATATGGTCTGCACAAGAGGTCTGATCTGATATCAGCTCCGGATGTAAatgatggcgacgacgacgccgacgCGCCCACAGAGACCAGGAAGGATGTCTTGTTGTTTGAGTTTGTCGATCGGGACCTGAAGCGTGAAGTGCAGCATCCCAAGACGGGGGAGCCGTCGAAGCCTGTGCGACGAATGAAAGATGAAGACCTGAAGATGCCGGTCTACAGTCAGAAGCAGATGCTTGCTTTGATCGAGAAGCGTAATTCCAAGTTCTCGGATGCTATCGACGCATTCCTGATCCGGTGTGAGGACCGAGGTATCGATCCCGTGGAAGCAttggaacaagaaaaagacgcTTTCCTACCTACGCCTCCTAACAGCGGGACAAATACGCCCGCCACAGCGGCCAAGCCGCCTGCTACAATCCCCAAAGAACGCAAGTCCATTTCTGAGATCATCGCTGAGATCCGGGAGATGGAATGGTATCATGCCCAGATTGTGCCAGAAGGCCACCGGGTATTTGAAGCTCAGGCTGCCGTGTACGGGGACCTATCGTTTCAGCTCTCGCAGGACCTTGTCAATGCCCTATACAACACGAAAGGCATTACGCAGCTTTATTCTCATCAGGCAGAGGCAATCAATCACTTGTATGAAGGACACAACGTCATTGTCTCTACATCGACGAGTTCCGGCAAATCACTCATTTACCAGATCCCCATGCTGAACGAGCTGGAAAAAGATCCACATAGCAGAGGCATGTATATATTCCCCACCAAGGCCCTAGCTCAAGATCAGAGGCGCAGTATGATGGATCTTCTGCAGTATATGAATGGCCTACAGCATGCCATGGTCGAGACCTTCGACGGGGACACGCCTATGGGTAGTCGGAATATGATTCGTGACGAAGCGCGCGTCATTTTCACCAATCCTGACATGCTACACATTACGATTCTGCCACAGGAGAGCTCATGGCGTACGTTCTTGAAGAATCTCAAGTTTGTGGTTGTCGACGAGCTGCATGTCTACAACGGCTTGTTCGGGTCGCATGTCGCGCTTGTGATGCGTCGGCTTCGCAGAATCTGTGCTGCAGTAGGTAACCGGCATGTCAAGTTTATATCTTGTTCTGCTACGGTTGCAAACCCTGAAGAACACATGAAATCCGTTTTTGGCGTGGAAGACGTGGAATTAGTGGACTTTGATGGATCTCCTTCTGGTCGCAAGGAGTTTGTTTGTTGGAATACCCCATACAAGGACTTCGGAGATCCTACTTCTGGGCGGGGAGACAGCGTTGCTGAGACTGCGCGTCTGTTCTGTCAGTTGATACTGCGGGGAGTGAGAGTAATTGCGTTTTGTCGGATTCGAAAACTCTGCGAGGTCCTCCTTCAGGCAGTGCGAAACGAGttccaggccctcgagagATTGGAAATTGGCAACTTGGTCATGGGCTATCGAGGCGGATATAGCCCGCAAGATCGACGTAGGATCGAGAAGGAAATGTTTGAAGGCAAACTCATGGGTATCGTGGCGACCAATGCCTTGGAACTCGGCGTTGACATTGGGTCGCTTGACGCGGTCATCACGCTGGGCTTTCCCTACTCGATTTCCAATCTGCGTCAGCAAAGCGGCCGAGCTGGACGGCGCAACAAGGATTCTCTCTCTGTGCTGGTTGGGGACAGATACCCGACAGACCAGCATTACATGCAGAATCCAGATGAGCTCTTCACACGGCCCAACTGCGAATTGCAAATTGACCTGTCAAATGAGCTTATCCTCGAAGGACATGTCCAATGCGCAGCATTCGAGATGCCCATCCGCCCGGACGAGGACCGTGTCTACTTCGGGGAGCAGCTCCTTGTGCTAGCAGCAACACGTCTCGTCAAAGATAGTCTCGGCTTCTATAACTGCCACGAACGATTCCGACCACAACCGTCAAGATGTGTCTCGATCCGCGACACGGAAGACATACACTTTGCGGTAATTGACACAACAAACAACCGCAACATCGTCCtcgaagaagtcgaagccTCTCGCGCTTTCTTCACTATCTACGAAGGCGGGATTTTCCTGCACCAGGGACACACATTTCTCGTTAAAGAACTCAACGCAGAGCAGCACTTCGCCCGCGTCGCTCGCGTCCATGTTGACTGGAACACGATGCAACGGGACTTTACAGACATCGATCCCATCGAGACCGAAACCATGAGGCTGGTGGGAACCGGTGCAGATGCCTGCCGCGCTTTTTTTGGATCTGTCCAGATTCACGCAGTTGTCTATGGCTTCTTCAAAATCGATAAGCGTGGAcgcgtcctcgatgccgTCGCTGTTGATAACCCACCCATCGACATCCTCACTAAGGGCATGTGGCTTGACGTGCCCTCGCGCGCCATCGACATACTACAATCCCGTCACCTCAACATCGCAGCCGCCATCCACGCAGCCGAGCATGCCGTCCTCTCGCTTCTCCCATCCTTCGTGATCTCTTCCCCAGGGGACGTGCGCACAGAATGCAAAGTCGCAAAGAAGGAACTCGGCAAGTCACTCCGTCGGGCCAACGACCCCGACGCAATAGAGAAGAAACTCCAGCCACCGTCTAGACAACGACCCGCCCGTCTGACCTTTTACGACGCCAAAGGCGGATCCTGCGGCTCGGGAATCGCAAGCAAGGCCTTTGAATTCATaagtcttcttcttcgaaggGCTGTGACGCGCATCGAAGCCTGTACATGTCTCTCGCCGCAGGGATGTGTCGAGTGTGTCTGCGACGAGCGGTGCAAGGAGATGAACCTCGTTATGAGCAaggctggcgctggtgttATTCTGCGCTGTTTGCTTGGATGGGATGTGGACGTTGACGCCTTGCCTTGGGGTGAGGGTGTAGAGGGCGAAGAGTACGGTAGTGGTCCTGGTGCTGAACTGGCTGGTGGATTGGAGACTGTTGTCAGGGCGAGTGAGGTGCCCTGGAAACCGGGGTGTAGACCTGAAGAAGACCACTTACATAGGTGA
- a CDS encoding uncharacterized protein (ID:PFLUO_003875-T1.cds;~source:funannotate), with product MKSQFLFATAYGAAAWASSGADEATQFTLTYGYPLVPFAHFSIPVLEGVSATNRFLHMKELATSSFKSVVRPNVDTLYSSAVLDMSLHDVVVDVPIVNDRYWVFPFYDAYGNNYANLGSVTNNKAGKYIVRYDADKKPGVHICGKKSSLLKCDKGVQGFINAPTPYGIIVVRYAVTDAAGDLQKIHALQKQTKMHTIMKSTTYSIATAPPLTMAMLNSSLSSDPATKIMQLTARIAPHNPPREISDLGRVDLMLKRAGIHQGGTYEQPRGVNLTAAYLASEAAMFNAPTKPGNNQVLSNGWSEISAAAQGDYGKNYEMRAYVAYFGYLALTAAQALYPSHSTGGHGPSTPHLGPKQAYVFTFPSKPPLEQYGFWSLTAYNAAQYLVPNALDRYALSDRSNITYADGSLVYGGRTSAGKDGSFELLVQPADVAPPRNWTSNWLPAPKGGGDLSLTLRFYAPSEQVHNGSWIYPVVRKIDAIVA from the exons ATGAAGTCGCAATTTCTGTTCGCAACTGCCTATGGTGCGGCTGCTTGGGCCTCATCTGGAGCAGACGAGGCGACTCAATTTACTCTGACG TATGGCTATCCTCTCGTGCCATTTGCACATTTCTCCATTCCTGTTCTCGAAGGAGTCAGCGCCACCAATCGATTCCTGCATATGAAAGAGCTAGCGACATCGTCTTTCAAATCCGTAGTGCGTCCCAACGTGGATACTTTGTACTCATCAGCTGTGCTTGATATGTCTCTCCACGATGTGGTCGTCGATGTTCCGATTGTAAATGATCGGTACTGGGTGTTTCCTTTCTACGACGC GTACGGCAACAATTATGCCAACTTAGGCAGCGTGACAAACAACAAAGCCGGCAAATATATCGTACGTTATGATGCAGATAAAAAGCCTGGGGTCCACATCTGCGGCAAGAAATCATCTCTTCTGAAGTGCGACAAAGGAGTCCAGGGCTTCATCAATGCCCCAACTCCGTACGGCATTATCGTAGTTCGGTACGCTGTCACAGATGCCGCGGGAGACCTACAAAAGATCCACGCGTTGCAGAAGCAAACCAAAATGCATACTATCATGAAGAGTACAACCTACAGTATAGCCACCGCTCCGCCTCTGACAATGGCTATGCTCAATTCATCGCTCTCCTCCGATCCTGCGACCAAAATTATGCAACTGACAGCACGAATTGCGCCGCACAACCCGCCACGCGAAATTTCAGACTTGGGACGGGTAGATCTGATGCTGAAAAGAGCCGGTATTCACCAAGGCGGAACCTATGAGCAGCCCAGAGGTGTGAATTTGACTGCTGCATATCTCGCCTCGGAGGCGGCAATGTTCAATGCACCTACCAAACCAGGCAATAACCAGGTCCTTAGCAATGGATGGAGCGAAATTTCCGCCGCAGCGCAGGGTGACTATGGCAAGAATTACGAGATGCGAGCCTATGTAGCTTACTTTGGCTATCTTGCTCTCACAGCGGCACAAGCCTTGTATCCCAGCCACAGCACGGGTGGGCATGGTCCGTCGACACCGCACCTAGGCCCAAAACAGGCCTATGTTTTCACCTTTCCCAGCAAGCCGCCATTGGAGCAGTATGGGTTCTGGAGTCTGACAGCGTACAACGCCGCCCAATACCTTGTTCCCAACGCTCTGGACCGGTATGCTCTCAGCGATCGCTCGAACATCACCTACGCCGATGGGTCACTAGTTTATGGCGGGCGAACATCTGCCGGCAAAGACGGCAGCTTTGAATTGCTTGTCCAGCCGGCAGACGTAGCGCCTCCGAGAAATTGGACGTCCAA TTGGCTCCCAGCTCCGAAGGGTGGGGGAGACTTATCCCTCACAC TGCGGTTCTATGCCCCAAGCGAGCAGGTGCACAATGGTTCGTGGATTTACCCCGTGGTGCGTAAAATAGATGCTATTGTGGCATGA